TTGTCAGGTGTGGTGCCAGAATGACCGCACCGGTATGCCCGGTCCAATGCATCACATCCAGACCGGCATCGTTTTCGGGAACAAACGGATCACCGGCGTTTCCAAAAATCGATTCGACAAAGTCCAGATTACTCACCAGGGTTCCAGGAGCAAAAAAGCGAACTTCCATCCGCTTCTCCGGCGTGACGCCTTTGACTTCAGGGCACACAATCGGACGCAGCAGCAGTGAGGCCCAACCGGATGCGGGCTCTTCCTGTTTCGATGTAAAAGGAAACAATTTCATTTCCTGCGGAGGCTGCATCGCATGCTGAAACATTTTGACAAAAACGGACCGCGGAACCGCGCGCTTATCTCCCGAGATTGGCAAGCCCCCTTCGGTAACGTGAAAGGTGCCGACCGTTGTACGACGATCATGCTTGGGGTTATGTAAAACGCCATTCTTCACCCGATACGACTGCACCAGGTCACTGACAAACTCATCGTCCTCAACGGGAAGCGAAAGTTCCCGCGCCAGTCCGAACCGGTCCAGTACCAGCGTTTTACCGGGTAATTTTAAATCCTGAGATCCGTCGATATCACGAAAATGCGATTGTAAAAATCCTTCAATCCGCTTGTCAGCAGGACAACGATGATTCGCCAGCAAGCGATTTTTTTGTCGATGATTTTCCAGCAACCCTTTCGCAATATCTGCGAAGGTCCGATCTGCGTCTGTCAGAGCGGCCGGATAACCATTGGCGATTAACTGCAGATTCAGATACCGTAATATTTCATCACGATCTTCGTTACAGGTGGCGTTTCCATTTTCATCAAGTCCCAATGCCTGCCGATATTGCTCGTCTGACTTATCTGAACGGTCCTTGAGCGACCTGGGAGGAGAAAGCCTAGGTACTTCGCTATTTAACATAATTATAGTTCTTCTGGTAAATGCAGATCAGGAGTATCGAATGATCCAGTTATGAGCGCACCGAGAGCGGGCAATTCTGAGTGAAATCCTGGCGCGTGATGTTTGAGCTCAGCTTAGTGTGCAGTATATTCGATATTGCGGGAAAATCAACGGTCCAAAACGACACGATTGTTCATCAGCGACTGCATTCAACGCCCCATAAGCATTAATATAGTCTTCACTTAAAAGTTTTCTTAAGTGAGCGGACTTTGCCGGATCTCTTCATGAACTCTCCTTCAGAACGCGTTCTGTTCTCTGAATCAAGAATGAACTGCTTCTGACGGAAATTTAATATAATTCACGAATCGGATGTCGACCGGCGTCAACCAGATAGCGGGGACGGCCTGACAAATCCGTAATCTGTGCGGTTTCGGTATTGATTCCCAGATTATTGAACAGTGTCGCAAAGATCTCCTGCACATGCACCGGACGATCCAGGGGCACACCTCCCACCCGGTCTGTCTGCCCAACAATTCGACCGCCCTGCATTCCACCGCCCGCCATCAGAACCGACTGTGTTCCCGGCCAATGATCACGGCCCCCTTTGGCATTGATGCGGGGAGTCCGACCAAATTCCCCCCAGACAATCACTGTCGTCTGTTCCAATAAACCTCGTTCTTCCAGATCCTGCAGGAAGACGGCCAGCGCCTGATCAAATACGGGCAAATACTTTTTGGATAAATATTGGATCGAACCTTCTCGATTCGCATGCCAGTCCCAGGCACCAAACGCCACAGTCACACACCGCACGCCTGCTTCGACCAACCTGCGGGCCATTAATAAATGTTGAGGACTTTGGGGAGCCCCTCCAAAACTTGGGTCCGTTTTTTGGAGCTTCCCATAGCGATCACGCACTGACTGAGGCTCTTTTGCCACATCCATGGCGTTTGCAAAACGACCTGAGGTCAGCATTTGAAACGCCTGCTGTTGAAAATTATCCAGTCCTTCAACGTCAAACGCCTGCTGGGTCTGTTTAAATGATTTCAGCAACGATCTGCGCTCATTTAAACGCGCGCGATCAATCCCGTTTAACACTAAGTCCGATTTCACTTCACCTTCGAGTGTAAATGGAATATGGTTAAATCCGGTAAAGCCAGGCCAGGATGGATTACCCTGCAAGTGACTCCCGTTGTTGTTATAAGGAGCGTAACTCATCTTAGGGGCGGCATCGACATAAGGAATCATCCCCTGCTTGCCCGGCCCCAGAAGCTCAGAAACAATGGAACCGAATGCAGGCCAGCCTCCAGCAGGTTCGCCATCTTCATTCCGTCCCCCGGGACGCCCCGTATAACACTGGAACGATTCATGTCGATTTTCCATGCCAACCAATGTACGAACGACAGAGAACTTGTCTGCGATCGCAGATAACCGCGGCAGCAATTCGCAAAACTGAACGCCCGGAACTTTGGTCTGGGTTGGTGAGAAGGAGCCGCGAATCTCACTCGGAGAATCTGGCTTGGGGTCGAACGTCTCAAATTGCGTCGGCCCTCCGGGCAGATAGATCATCACGACCGATTGCTGACTATTTTTCTGAGTCAGCCCGGCCTGCAATGGAGTCCACCAGGGAAGTGATAACCCTCCCACAACACCAGCCGCGCCCGCCTGCAGAAATTGACGACGTGTAAAATCAATCTGAGATAAAACCCGATTCATAAGTCCTCTCCTATATGTATGCTAAAAGTTACCAGACTAGAATTCCTTTCTCAACCCCAACTGATTTCAAGAAAACGACTTGAATGAAATGGATCCAGGCTATGTCAGGTTCTGTCATAGACTCACATGGCAACAGATCCCCCTGATCATTTGAATTTACTTCAAATTGCTGAGGTTTATTCCACCATCCGTTTTCTTTTTGGATTGAGCAGCATAAAATTTTCAGTCACACTAACCCAAGCCGCTCAGATTAAATCTTAGGATTAGATTTAATGATTCATGAAGAGTACGTGGAACGTCTTGTCAATTTACTGGACCCTGCAGCAAATATCCTCTTCAATATGACTGTCGAAGAGGCAACCGAACGAGTCGGAAGTGGTTCACCAGAACAAGTGCGAGAAATCGATGGTCAGTTCGCACTTGTCCACAAAGAGGGAACTCGAATTCGCATGGCTCGGTCGATCGGTAGACCGATGCGTTTTTTCCTTGCCAAACGTGCCGAAGGCCCTTGCCTGGTCATCGCAGAGAGAATCGACGAGATCTACGAGTTCCTCAAAACCGAAGGACTCGACGACCAGTTTCATCCCTCCTATACCAGAATGGTTCCCGCTCATTATATCCTCGAGCTGCAATTGATTGGCTGCCCCGATCCGAACCCGAAAACAACACGCTACTTCACTCCCGAACGTAACAGACTGTCGACGCAATTGGATGAAATCGGGAAAGCGTATATCGGTGCAGTCTCTCAGGAGATCAATAAATGGCTGGATACAATCCCCCGTATGGAGCCCATCGGCGTGCTCTTTTCGGGAGGGATTGACAGTGGTGCCATCTTCCTTCTGGTTTATCACGCACTGATCACGCGCAACGAATCACCGTCTCGTTTGAAGGCCTTCTCGCTTTCCATCGATGGTGAAGGGAGTGACTGTCGCCAGGCACAGCAATTTCTGGAACAGATGCAGCTTGGCCTGTTTCTGGAGATACTGGAAGTTCCTCAAAGCAGCCTGGACTGTAAAGAGACCATTAAAATTCTCGAAGATTACAAACAGCTTGATGTTGAAGCCGCAACAATGGCGTACGCTTTGTGCAAGAAGATTAGAGAGCTGTATCCACAGTGGAAATATCTCATCGACGGCGATGGCGGGGATGAGAATCTGAAAGATTATCCCATTGAAGCCAATCCGGAATTAACAATCCGCAGCGTTCTGAATAACCTGATGCTCTACCAGGAAGGTTGGGGAGTGGAAGCAGTCAAGCATTCCCTCACCTATTCCGGAGGCCAAAGTCGCGGTCATGTCAGAACCTATGCCCCGGCTCGCAGTCTCGGCTTCCAGGGATTCAGTCCCTATGCTTTACCAAATGTAATTGAAGTTGCCGAAGGGATTCCCTACATTGAATTGACTGGCTGGGACCATAAAAAACTTTACGCACTGAAAGGGGATATTGTCTGCAGAGGAATCCAGCAAATCACAGGCCTGTCGATGCCCGTTTATCCCAAACGACGCTTTCAGGAGGGGAGTCTGACTGACCAATCCTTCAACACCGTATTTTCAGACTCGGAAACCGTGTACCGACAAGCGCTGCTCTCACTTTATCAGTCTTCGTAATCATTCTGCATCAACGTATTCTTGAAACAGCAGGGAGCTGCAATTTTGTCAGATGCAATGAGGTCGACAAAATGAATCCCGCACTCCCCGTTTTCAACGACCAGCAAATTATCGCAGCACGACCCGCTAAAAATCAGGTTTCACCCGAATACCCTTATGCATTTCTCAATGAAACAGAATATTCTGCAGCGGGAACTTTAAGAGAAGTCTCCACCATTTTTCTCACCAATCGTGAGTGCCCTTTGCATTGTCTGATGTGTGACCTCTGGAAAAATACAACGGACGAAACTCTCAAACCTGGTCTCATTCCGCATCAGATTGAACATGCTCTCAATCGTCTTCCCCCTGCCAACCAGATCAAGTTATATAACAGCGGAAATTTTTTTGATCCGAAAGCCATTCCCCAGCAAGACCTCCCGGCGATTGCTGATTTGATTCAGCACTTTGAACGGGTCATCGTAGAAAATCATCCGTTACTCTGCAATCAAACCTGCACCGAGTTTCAGCAAATGATCGCTGGACAGCTGGAGGTCGCCTTGGGATTGGAAACAGTCCACGAAGAAGTTTTAAAATCACTTAATAAAAAAATGACGCTGGATGACTTCGCCAGAGCGGTCGAATTTCTTCGAAGCCACGCCATTTCAGTCAGAGCGTTCATTCTGTTGAAACCACCATTCATGGAAGAACAGGCTGGTGTGGAATGGGCGATCAAATCAGCAGAATATGCTTTTTCGTTGGGGGTCGAATGCTGTTCCCTCATCCCCACACGGTCCGGCAATGGACTTCTGGAACAATTGCAAGAGCGCGAACAGTTTTCTCCACCACAACTCGCTTCGATTGAAACGACTCTCGCAGCCTGTTTGAACCTGAAACGAGGCAGAGTCTTCATGGACCTTTGGGACCTGGAACAACAGTACCAAACTGAATCCAATCTACATGCCAGACTGCAACAACTGCGTCAGATGAATCTCACGCAGAAAGTTCCAGAGATGAGATAACCCGCCTGGTTTAAACCGTTTCATTCAACATTTGCAAGAATTCGTCCTCAGACAGCACAGGCACATTCAACTCTTCCGCTTTCGCCAACTTACTCCCCGCCTTTTCACCAGCCAGAAGATAGTCGGTTTTCGAGGAGACACTTCCCGACGCTTTCCCGCCATGCTTTTGAATCAGCTCTTTCGCTTCATCACGTGTGAATTGCGACAATGTTCCTGTCACGACAATCGTTTTTCCGTCGAGAATACCCGCCGGCTGTTTTGTTTTTTTCACAGGGTTCCCCATATTTAACCCCAGATCTTTCAATTCTTTGATCAGTTTGATGCCGAAATCGGAGTGATAAAAGTTATATACGGACTCGGCAATAATGGGACCGATTTCATCCACTGCCGCGAGATCTTCAACACTCTGTTTGCTGATTTCCTCAATCGTCCCAAACTGTTTTTCCAGAATGCGCGCATTACTGGTTCCCACATGCCGAATATTCAAACCGGTTAATAGCCGCCAGAGTGGCTGCTGCTTGGATTTTTCAATCCCCGCCAGCAGATTATCAATCGACTTCTCCCCCTGTCGTTCCAGATTGATCAATTGATCATAGTGCTCATCAAGACGATACACATCAGCCAGACCTTTGATGAGCCCTTGCTCAAGCAACTGCTCAATCATCTTGATTCCCATTCCCTCAATGTCCATCGCCGATCGCGAAGCATAATAACGCAACGTCTCCCGCACTGAGGCGGGACAATTCGGATTCGGGCAGCGAATATAAACGCCCCCTTCGTCTTTAACCAGTGTCGTCTTACATTCAGGGCATTTCTTCGGAAATTTGATCTCTTCCTGGCTGCCATCGCGGAGGTGCTCTTCCACACGAACCACATGCGGAATTATTTTCCCGGCTTTTTCAACAACAGCCCAGTCACCGACCTGGATTCCCAAGCGTTCCATTTCATCATGATTATGCAAACTGGCTCTGGAAACGGTCGTTCCGGCGATCTGAACCGGCTCCAGATTCGCAACGGGAGTCACTGTCCCTGTTTTTCCAACCTGGAACACGATCGAATCAACCTTGGTGACCGCTTCGTAACGTTCCCACTTATAAGCCACGACCCAACGCGGGCTTTTCGATGTATTCCCCAGCAATTCGCGCTGATCAAACTGATTGACTTTCAGCACAATGCCATCAACTTCAAAATCGAGAGTGTGTAAGTCATCCATCATCGTCTGAACATGTTCGAGGGTCGCTTCCAGATTGGGAAAGGCCTCTACATTCGGCGTCGCAGGAATTCCCATTTCCTGAATCGCCGCCAGAAAATGAATATGCGTTTGATAATCAACGCCTTCGACCGCACCGGTGCCATGGGCGAAAAAACGAATTTTTCGTTTCGCACATAACTTGGGATCAAGCAGTTTCAAGCCACCGGCGGTGGTATTGCGGGGGTTGGCAAACGGTTCTTTCCCCTGTTCCCGCATTTCTACATTCAGATTCTGAAAGTCCGAATTACTGATATAGGCCTCGCCTCTGATCTCCAGTAATGCCGGAGGATTATCTGTCTGAAGTCGCAATGGTACCCCGCCAATGGTCCGCACATTATGCGTAATATCATCGCCCTGTTGACCATCGCCGCGAGTGACGCCTTGCGTCAGGTTTCCGTTCTCATAAATCAGCGAAACTGCAACTCCATCAATTTTATATTCCGCGGTTAACTCAACCTGCTCTTCCTCCAGCAGTTTACAGATCCGCGCTTCAAATTCGCGGAGCCCTTCCTGTTCGAAGATATTATCTATCGACAACATCGGCAGACGATGCGGGACGGTCTGGAAGCCTTCAATGGGGGCACCGCCAACTTTTCTTGTCGGACTGTCTGGAGAATCATATTCCGGATGCTCGGATTCCAGCTTTTCCAGCCGTTTCATTAACCGGTCGAATTCGCGGTCAGAAATTTCCGGTTTGGCCTGGAGATAATAGAGCCGGTTATGGTGCTCAAGCTGCTTACGAAGTTCTTCGATTTCTTTTTGAACTGACATGAGGTAACCCGCGTTGGAATAGGGAAAGAGAGTTCAATCTCAGGAAGCTGCTTCGTTAAGAATTTTCTCTTGCTGTGTCAGCTTCATGTCAGCTTCGACCATCAGCCGCGCTAATTCCTCAAATGAAACCTTCGGTTCCCAGTTCAGTTTCTCGCGCGCTTTGGTCGGATCGGCACAGAGTAATTCGACTTCAGCCGGACGATAATACTGGGGATCGATTTCAACATACTGTTTCCAGTCCAGATCGACGGCACCAAAGGCGGCTTCCAGAAATTCGCGTACAGAATGTGTCTCTCCTGTACCAATCACAAAATCATCCGGTTTATCCTGCTGCAAAATCAGCCACATTGCTTCTACATAATCACCGGCGAAACCCCAGTCGCGTTTAGCATCAATATTGCCCAGATACAGTTTGTCCTGCATTCCCAGCTTAATCCGTGCCACTGCTTTGGTAATTTTTCGGGTTACAAATGCTTCGCCGCGCCGGGGTGATTCATGGTTAAATAGAATTCCGTTGCAGGCATACATGCCATACGATTCACGGTAATTGATCGTCTGCCAATACGAAAAGACTTTCGCGCACGCATACGGGCTACGCGGATGGAAGGGAGTCGTTTCGCTCTGTGGTGACTCAACAACCTTGCCAAACATTTCACTGGAAGAAGCCTGATAGAAGCGAATCTTTTTCTGGCTTTGCTCTTCGTAATATCGCAAGGCTTCCAGTAAACGCAGCGTTCCCACCCCTGTCACTTCTGCCGTATAAACGGGAATGTCAAATGACAGACGCACATGACTCTGGGCGGCTAAATGATAAATTTCATCCGGTTGCACTGTCCCTAGAATCTGATTGAGATTTGAACCTTCTGCAAAATCACAGTAGTAACAATTCGCAGGAGGCTCGCCGATCCCAGGCTTACTGCAGGAGGTAATTCCATGGACGTCATAATCTTTACTTTTTAAAAATCGAGACAGGTAATACCCGTCCTGGCCATTGATTCCCGTTATTAATGCAACTCGTTTCACAGTAAACGTCCCTCTATTGAACTCTGAAATCTCGTGAGATGCCTCACATGTTTTTCTATTGATATTTTCAGTTTAGAGTATTTCTAATGAATGGCAATTGCCGGACCGGTTCCAGTCCTACCCAATTCTATGATAGGCAGAATTTACTTTGAATCATTACTCTGAGCCGAACGATGTCCTTTAATATAATACTTGAGGATTTCCCAACGGCGAATAATGCCCAGCATGCGATGCGGTTGTTCGCGTGCCACGACAGGCAGGCAATCATAAGAGCCTTCACGAAATTTTGCCCATACCCGCGCTAATGAATCATCAGGGTAGACTACCGTTTCCAGATTATTCGCCAGGTCTGCCGCTCTCACAAGCGAGCCGATCTTGGGATCGAATAAAGTATTACTCAGATCCTGATAGCGGATCACTCCTACGACTTCCTCATTCGGCCCCAGTACCGGAAACGTATTGTCATGACTATGCTCAATGAAAGAAATCACTTCATTAAATGTCGCCGTTTGTGAAATTCCCTTCACATTCTTGCGATACAATTGCTCGACCAGAATCTGATCGGGGGGTTGATCAATTTCGGAAAGTAGACCGAAGGAAACCAGGAATCGTCTGACCATGGACTGAAATTCGCTGATCGGATCTCCGGCCGTATGATGAATGGCATTGATCAATGGAACCTCACCTGCTCGCAGCACAGATTGACGGATCATGATTGGCCCAACAATTTCAAAAAAGACCACCGAGCCCAGAATAATGGTTTGGAGATGGGTTCCCAGCACTTCATCTCTCCCCACCGCTATCGCCGAGAGCGCAATTGCTGCCCCCGCTTGTGCAAACAAAGTGGTTCCCAACCATTGGGAGACTTCTGGTTCTTCGCCGCGCATTCTTGCAGGAACCAAAATACCAAAATATTTACCCAGCAACCGGAAGGCAATATAACCCCCACCAATCAGGCCTGCTTCCATAAACTGTTTTGGCTTGAGTTCCACACCATGGATGATGAAAAAGAGAACGCACAAAAACCCGGTCAGTGGGTACAGCTCCTTTTCAACTTTAGGCACCTCTTCCTCTGCCAGTGAATTCGCAACGGTAAAGCCCATGGCAAGAAATGTCAGCATATAAGGCAGTTCCATTGTGCGGCATAACCCCAGCGCCAATGAAATCAACCCAACGAACATGATAATCCGACGGCTCCCTTTGATGATGGAGCTGCCATAGCTAATCATGAAGCCACCAAAGACACCGATAAAAATGGAACCGAAGATATCCATGCTCAGATGGGCCAGACCTGAAAAGACAGACCCTCCCTGGCTGTCGCCTTTGAAAAAGAGTACAGCGACAAAAATAACTTCGAATGCAATAATGGATGCCAGATTATTCAGCGCCACCAGAATTCCCGTGTACTCGGAAATCGGCCCTTCTGACTCCATTTCTCGCAGTACCAGAATGGTGGTCGCCGGCGCTGTGGCAATCGCTAACGCACCAAGCAGGATGGCAGCACTTCCCGATTCGCCAACCAGTAATAATCCAACATAGACAATAAAAAAGGTAGCCAGGATTTCACTCAGCGACAGGGGGAGCACACGGTGGAACAATCGACGCAGGCGCGAAAGGGTAAAATGATTTCCCAAGCCGAATAAAACCAGCGCCATCGCCAGATCAGTCAGCGGCTCCAGTTCTTCGATATGCTTGTGGGGCACCAGATCAAGGAGCGCGGGGCCCAGAATTACGCCCATTAATAAATAGGCAGTCACCTTAGGCAAACGGAACAACTCACCCAATGTGCCTGACAGCAGACCTGCAGCGAGAAAAATTCCCAGTGTAAATATGATATGCCACGAGCCCATTCGAACTTCCTGTTCCAGGTGAATTGATTTCAGATACGGGCCGATTATAGCAAAATATATTGCGCGGTCGATCCTCACATCACATTCGAGGCCATAATTTCACTGATTCTAAACCACTATGAGACAGTGAGTTCGAACTCATCAATGTGAATAGTTCCGGCCTCGAACAGGTGTGAATGTACGAGAAATCACTTAATCAAGATTCATCGTCACTGTTTTGAGTTCCGTATAACTGGCAAGGCCTGCTGCCCCCAGCTCGCGGCCGATTCCACTCCGCTTGAAACCACCAAATGGTGCGGCAGCATCGAACACATCGTAGCAATTCACCCAAACCGTCCCTGCCTTAATTCGATCCGCCATCAAATGTGCTTTTTTCACGTCACTGGTCCAGACCGCAGCCGCTAAACCAAAGTGCGTATTATTCGCCCGGCTGATCACTTCCTCAACATTTTTGAAGGGCAGAATACTCAATACAGGGCCAAAGATTTCGTCCGTGGCAATCGGCATCTCATCGGTGACGTGGTCAAAGACAGTGGGCTCTACAAAATAACCCTTGTCTCCAAACCGGGTCCCCCCTGTCACGCACTGCGCTCCCGCCTCATTCCCTTTCTGAATGTAACTCAAGATTTTTTCCATCTGCGCCTGATCAACCTGAGGCCCCTGAGTCGTCTCTGGATTGAGCGGGTCACCTAATTTGCGGGCAGCCGCTTTGGCGACGATCTTGGCCACAAATTCTTCGTGCACAGACTCTTCCACAAACAATCGACTTCCGGCACAACAACATTGACCCTGATTAAAGAACAGTCCAAATTCCGCACCCGCAACGGCTGCATCCAGATCACAGTCAGCAAATACCACATTCGGACTTTTGCCACCCAGCTCGAAAGTCAACCGTTTCAAGGTTGCTGCTGCATCCGCCATGATAATCTTGGCCGTCGCATCTTCGCCGGTGAATGCAATCTTATCCACATCGGGATGTTTCACCAGAGCAGCGCCAGCAGTGGGGCCATACCCTGGAATTACATTAATCACGCCGGGGGGAAAACCGGCTTCCATCGCCAGTTCTGCCATTCTCAAACAGGAAAGTGGTGTTTGCTCTGCGGGTTTCATCACGATGGTACAACCTGCAGCCAAAGCGGGTGCCCACTTCCAGGCCACCATCAACAAAGGAAAGTTCCAGGGAATAATCTGCCCTGCGACTCCCAAAGGCTCACGGCGGGTGTAGCAGAAATGATTGCCACGAATCGGAATGGTGGTTCCCTCAATTTTGTCTGACCAGCCTGCATAATATCGCAGACAATCAATCACCAGCGGCAAATCGGCGGCGCGACTGTCACGAATCGGCTTTCCATTATCGAGCGACTCCAAAGCGGCAAGCTCTTCAATATTTTCTTCAATCAGATCGGCTAAGCGATAAATGAGCCGCCCCCGATCACGGGCATCCATTTTGGACCACGGCCCCGATTCAAAAGCAGCCCGAGCTGCTTTGACGGCCAGATCGATATCAGCGGCATCTCCCTCAGCCACATTCGCAATCACTTCTTCCGTCGCAGGATTCACCGTTGCGAATGTCTTTCCACTCAACGCATCACGCCATTCCCCATTAATCAAAAGCTGAGTCTGTCGAATTTGTGGAATGCTTGCTACCGAATCTAGCACGTCTGTCGCCATAACGGAATCTCCTGAGAAAATGTTGAGCGAAATAGATTTCCCCTGATGGAAGGCGGCACTGTGAGAGACATTTTCAACAGCCTTCCCGAACTATCATTCTGATAGTTTTCATTCTCGTTCTCAAGGGGAAGATACAAAAGCGCGCAAAAAAGGCGCAAACAGAAATGGGAGAAGGCAACGCTTGAAAAGTGAACTTAGATCGCCCGCAGAATTGCAGCGGCACTTTGACCAAACGCGGTTCGACTGACTGACATGGTAGTCGGAATCGAGAGCGGACGAGCTTCACCATGAACCACATTGAGATTACACAATGGATCAGGAGTTTCGTAATTCAGCGTCGCTGGAGTCGCATTGTGGCGGAGTGAAAGAATACTTGCCGCCAACTCAACAGCACCGGAACCAGCATCAAAGTGCCCGAAGTAACTTTTAAGTGCCGTAATCGGGATTTTCGTAGCATCATCACCAAACAGACGGTGATAAGCACGGGCTTCCACCTGATCATCAATCTTCGTGCTCTTGCCATGAGCGTTAATATGACCGAGCTGACCAGGGGTCAGGTTTGCCTGTCGCATTGCGGATTCGATTGCACGAATCAGACCGGTATCATTTTGATGTTTACTGTCTGAAGAAGCACGGCCATCGCAGCCTGCCCCCAGACCAATTACTTCTGCATAAATTTCTGCACCACGGCGAACCGCATGATCATAATTTTCAACAACAAATGCCGCGGCCCCTTCACCGAGAATCGTACCATCACGATCACGGTCGAATGGTCGACAGGCGCGTTTCGGATCTTCATCTCGTGACAACAGGTCAATCAGGTTCTTGCGTGAAAGGTCAACCGGATTGATGTTGGAAGTGCAGGCACCAACAACCATACAATCGACGGCACCACGTTTGATCCATCGCATGGCTTCTGACAATGCCAGTAAAGCCGATGAATCCTGGCTGGTAATGGTATTGTTAGGCCCCTGCGCATTGTGTTCGATAGAAATATGGCAGGCGGGCATATTGGGAAGCTGCCTCAGCATCCACAAAGGCGTGATCTGCCCCATGACGCCTTCGCCCCAGCGTGTGATTTCAAAAGTATCATGTTCCGCACAACGTTTGACGGCTTCTACCAACTCGTCGGGGGTTGTCGGAATATGACCAGCACCAAAGGATACGCCAAATCGTTCCGGATCAACGACTCCCTCTTTGATTCCGGCATTGCGGACAGCATCGGAAGCGGCAGAAACACCCAACTGGATGTCTCGCGACATGACCTTCACGAATTTTTTATTATACAGGTGAATCTCTGGTTGGAAGTCTTTGACTTCTGCTGCGAGCTTGGAAGGCAAATTCCCGTTCGGAAACGTCTGGAGACGATCAATTCCCGATTTCCCTGAACAAATGTTCCGCCAAAATGCATCGATGCCGATACCAATTGGAGAAACAACTCCAATTCCGGAAATCACCACACGTGTTTGATTTGACCCAGCCATCTTAGCCTGACCCTCAATCTCCTACAGCGAAAACAATGCAAATCCATTAACAACATTGATTCAAACTATAGTCGTAAGATTGTTGAAACTCTCAGCTTAACACTAATGTGCTCCGTACTCTGAGAATTACTACTTCAGCTTTATTGAGTTCCTTCTCCTCTTTTATTATCGGAAAAAGGCAACCAGAAATCTGAGAGCGATCTCAAACCCAAAGAAAAAACCCTTAAACTCTAATAATTAAACAAGTTATAAGGCTATACCTGTTTAAGACTCGTGCTGTCACAAAGACAAGGCTTTGCAGCAAAAT
This genomic interval from Gimesia alba contains the following:
- the gmd gene encoding GDP-mannose 4,6-dehydratase → MKRVALITGINGQDGYYLSRFLKSKDYDVHGITSCSKPGIGEPPANCYYCDFAEGSNLNQILGTVQPDEIYHLAAQSHVRLSFDIPVYTAEVTGVGTLRLLEALRYYEEQSQKKIRFYQASSSEMFGKVVESPQSETTPFHPRSPYACAKVFSYWQTINYRESYGMYACNGILFNHESPRRGEAFVTRKITKAVARIKLGMQDKLYLGNIDAKRDWGFAGDYVEAMWLILQQDKPDDFVIGTGETHSVREFLEAAFGAVDLDWKQYVEIDPQYYRPAEVELLCADPTKAREKLNWEPKVSFEELARLMVEADMKLTQQEKILNEAAS
- a CDS encoding radical SAM protein; this encodes MNPALPVFNDQQIIAARPAKNQVSPEYPYAFLNETEYSAAGTLREVSTIFLTNRECPLHCLMCDLWKNTTDETLKPGLIPHQIEHALNRLPPANQIKLYNSGNFFDPKAIPQQDLPAIADLIQHFERVIVENHPLLCNQTCTEFQQMIAGQLEVALGLETVHEEVLKSLNKKMTLDDFARAVEFLRSHAISVRAFILLKPPFMEEQAGVEWAIKSAEYAFSLGVECCSLIPTRSGNGLLEQLQEREQFSPPQLASIETTLAACLNLKRGRVFMDLWDLEQQYQTESNLHARLQQLRQMNLTQKVPEMR
- the ligA gene encoding NAD-dependent DNA ligase LigA: MSVQKEIEELRKQLEHHNRLYYLQAKPEISDREFDRLMKRLEKLESEHPEYDSPDSPTRKVGGAPIEGFQTVPHRLPMLSIDNIFEQEGLREFEARICKLLEEEQVELTAEYKIDGVAVSLIYENGNLTQGVTRGDGQQGDDITHNVRTIGGVPLRLQTDNPPALLEIRGEAYISNSDFQNLNVEMREQGKEPFANPRNTTAGGLKLLDPKLCAKRKIRFFAHGTGAVEGVDYQTHIHFLAAIQEMGIPATPNVEAFPNLEATLEHVQTMMDDLHTLDFEVDGIVLKVNQFDQRELLGNTSKSPRWVVAYKWERYEAVTKVDSIVFQVGKTGTVTPVANLEPVQIAGTTVSRASLHNHDEMERLGIQVGDWAVVEKAGKIIPHVVRVEEHLRDGSQEEIKFPKKCPECKTTLVKDEGGVYIRCPNPNCPASVRETLRYYASRSAMDIEGMGIKMIEQLLEQGLIKGLADVYRLDEHYDQLINLERQGEKSIDNLLAGIEKSKQQPLWRLLTGLNIRHVGTSNARILEKQFGTIEEISKQSVEDLAAVDEIGPIIAESVYNFYHSDFGIKLIKELKDLGLNMGNPVKKTKQPAGILDGKTIVVTGTLSQFTRDEAKELIQKHGGKASGSVSSKTDYLLAGEKAGSKLAKAEELNVPVLSEDEFLQMLNETV
- a CDS encoding DUF1501 domain-containing protein, coding for MNRVLSQIDFTRRQFLQAGAAGVVGGLSLPWWTPLQAGLTQKNSQQSVVMIYLPGGPTQFETFDPKPDSPSEIRGSFSPTQTKVPGVQFCELLPRLSAIADKFSVVRTLVGMENRHESFQCYTGRPGGRNEDGEPAGGWPAFGSIVSELLGPGKQGMIPYVDAAPKMSYAPYNNNGSHLQGNPSWPGFTGFNHIPFTLEGEVKSDLVLNGIDRARLNERRSLLKSFKQTQQAFDVEGLDNFQQQAFQMLTSGRFANAMDVAKEPQSVRDRYGKLQKTDPSFGGAPQSPQHLLMARRLVEAGVRCVTVAFGAWDWHANREGSIQYLSKKYLPVFDQALAVFLQDLEERGLLEQTTVIVWGEFGRTPRINAKGGRDHWPGTQSVLMAGGGMQGGRIVGQTDRVGGVPLDRPVHVQEIFATLFNNLGINTETAQITDLSGRPRYLVDAGRHPIRELY
- a CDS encoding asparagine synthase-related protein, whose product is MIHEEYVERLVNLLDPAANILFNMTVEEATERVGSGSPEQVREIDGQFALVHKEGTRIRMARSIGRPMRFFLAKRAEGPCLVIAERIDEIYEFLKTEGLDDQFHPSYTRMVPAHYILELQLIGCPDPNPKTTRYFTPERNRLSTQLDEIGKAYIGAVSQEINKWLDTIPRMEPIGVLFSGGIDSGAIFLLVYHALITRNESPSRLKAFSLSIDGEGSDCRQAQQFLEQMQLGLFLEILEVPQSSLDCKETIKILEDYKQLDVEAATMAYALCKKIRELYPQWKYLIDGDGGDENLKDYPIEANPELTIRSVLNNLMLYQEGWGVEAVKHSLTYSGGQSRGHVRTYAPARSLGFQGFSPYALPNVIEVAEGIPYIELTGWDHKKLYALKGDIVCRGIQQITGLSMPVYPKRRFQEGSLTDQSFNTVFSDSETVYRQALLSLYQSS